One genomic region from Sulfurimonas sp. encodes:
- a CDS encoding molybdopterin-dependent oxidoreductase, which translates to MLQNITACPLDCYDACVISYENSKIKAYKKGDTNGFLCPHMNHFEKNEFIISPRYKGKEISMQEALSQLSLMLKESEPNEVLHYKGHGNFALMQDVTEHFFSSFGAILTNGSLCDGAGEAGIIEGRGSNKNMPFSEIKKSEVIIFWGRNPHATSSHLLPYIKNKTIIVIDPIKTKIAQTADLHIQIKPHRDLFLAMILSRFLYIYDSHKEEYLEKYASEYEEYHELTQSMRIVPTLNEMDVELSQIEKVLELVEGKKVAIVCGVGIQKYIDGAEIMRAIDAFGVMLGLFGKEGSGVAYLGSSKEHITSPFITDAKRISKVDTEFSKFKTIFIQGANPLSQMPDSLRVKESISKTKNVVYFGLYENETSEVADLIIPAKSFLYKDDVRASYSQNLINFMPKQKETNVGISEYDLSSYFCKIYNIKLESEEFYINHFKSFAQEDENGLFVVKSRENTPYKEGFDTQSKEFLFLDEVDCDVQQSNKLHLITSKSPISLNSQFHKEQSVYLHSSLGYEEYEKVVISSVNGSVELSVKIDDNVREDCVLIFSGTKGVNNLTSSKHSYEGKNAIYQENRVEVNR; encoded by the coding sequence ATGCTCCAAAATATTACTGCCTGTCCACTTGATTGTTATGATGCTTGTGTAATTTCTTATGAAAATTCAAAAATAAAAGCTTATAAAAAAGGCGATACAAACGGTTTTTTATGTCCACATATGAACCATTTTGAAAAAAATGAATTTATAATATCTCCTAGATATAAAGGTAAAGAGATTAGTATGCAAGAGGCTTTAAGTCAATTAAGTCTTATGTTAAAAGAGTCAGAGCCAAATGAAGTTTTACATTATAAAGGTCATGGTAATTTTGCTCTTATGCAAGATGTGACTGAACATTTTTTTAGCTCTTTTGGAGCAATACTTACTAATGGAAGTTTATGTGATGGAGCAGGTGAAGCAGGCATTATTGAAGGTAGAGGTAGTAATAAAAATATGCCTTTTAGTGAGATAAAAAAGTCAGAAGTTATAATATTTTGGGGAAGAAACCCTCATGCAACATCTAGTCATCTTTTGCCATATATAAAAAATAAAACGATTATTGTTATAGACCCTATAAAAACCAAAATAGCACAAACAGCCGACCTTCATATTCAAATAAAACCTCATAGAGATTTATTTTTAGCCATGATACTTAGTAGATTTTTATATATTTACGACTCACATAAGGAAGAGTATTTAGAAAAATATGCAAGTGAATATGAAGAGTACCATGAACTTACTCAAAGTATGAGGATAGTTCCAACTTTAAATGAAATGGATGTTGAACTTTCTCAGATTGAAAAAGTTTTAGAGTTAGTTGAGGGTAAAAAAGTAGCTATTGTTTGTGGTGTAGGCATCCAAAAATATATAGATGGGGCAGAGATTATGAGAGCCATAGACGCTTTTGGAGTTATGTTGGGTCTTTTTGGTAAAGAGGGAAGTGGAGTTGCTTATTTAGGCTCGTCAAAAGAGCATATAACTTCTCCTTTTATCACAGATGCCAAAAGAATCTCAAAGGTAGATACTGAATTTTCTAAGTTTAAAACTATTTTTATTCAAGGGGCAAACCCGCTTTCACAGATGCCAGATAGTTTAAGAGTTAAAGAGTCTATATCTAAAACTAAAAATGTTGTTTATTTCGGGCTTTATGAAAATGAAACAAGCGAAGTTGCAGACCTTATTATTCCAGCTAAAAGTTTTTTATATAAAGATGATGTAAGAGCTTCTTACTCGCAAAATTTAATAAACTTTATGCCAAAGCAAAAAGAAACAAATGTTGGTATAAGTGAGTATGATTTAAGTTCTTATTTTTGTAAAATATATAATATAAAGTTAGAATCAGAAGAGTTTTATATAAATCATTTTAAAAGTTTTGCACAAGAAGATGAAAATGGACTTTTTGTAGTAAAAAGTAGAGAAAATACACCTTATAAAGAAGGTTTTGATACACAGAGCAAAGAGTTTTTATTTTTAGATGAAGTTGACTGTGATGTACAACAGAGTAATAAGTTACATCTCATAACTTCAAAAAGTCCAATTAGTTTAAACTCACAGTTTCATAAAGAACAAAGTGTTTATCTTCATAGTTCTTTGGGCTATGAAGAATATGAAAAAGTAGTAATTTCATCTGTAAATGGAAGTGTAGAATTAAGTGTTAAAATAGATGATAATGTAAGAGAAGATTGTGTTCTTATCTTCAGCGGAACAAAAGGTGTTAATAACTTAACATCATCAAAGCATTCTTACGAAGGTAAAAATGCTATATATCAAGAAAATAGAGTAGAGGTAAATAGATGA
- a CDS encoding thermonuclease family protein, with the protein MLKLFLCFFIVLSLDADIILARLENIISNEKQKFGLDNYTFKCNLYGVLALETLYNKSKTNSLCQKSIDAFYKKYPKKKYFTYNILKYKQLYHIENKKTGCVIYAKGQVTLAELLLNEGLAIKKPIFKDEEFEYYYTAAQKKAKMQKKGLWNEDIFTSCVAELYEK; encoded by the coding sequence ATGTTAAAATTATTTCTTTGCTTTTTTATTGTTCTTAGTCTAGATGCTGATATTATATTGGCTAGGCTTGAAAATATCATCTCAAATGAAAAACAAAAATTTGGCTTGGATAACTATACTTTTAAGTGCAATCTGTATGGTGTTTTAGCTTTAGAAACTTTATATAATAAATCAAAAACCAACTCATTGTGTCAAAAAAGTATAGATGCTTTTTACAAAAAATATCCAAAGAAAAAATATTTTACATATAATATTTTAAAATATAAGCAACTTTATCATATAGAAAATAAAAAGACAGGCTGTGTAATCTATGCAAAAGGACAGGTTACTTTAGCTGAACTGCTTCTAAATGAAGGCTTGGCAATTAAAAAACCAATTTTTAAAGATGAAGAGTTTGAGTATTATTATACGGCAGCTCAAAAAAAAGCTAAGATGCAAAAAAAAGGTTTATGGAATGAAGATATATTTACAAGTTGTGTAGCAGAGTTATATGAAAAATAA
- a CDS encoding DUF3817 domain-containing protein, producing MIKNSVKKFGQINSIEGYSYLFLLFIAMPMKYLLGFPLAVKIAGMVHGILFILFCLLLLQAYKDAKWSFSENIIFFIASLIPFGTFFYKKKNKILRISYRA from the coding sequence ATGATAAAAAACAGCGTTAAAAAATTTGGTCAAATCAACTCCATAGAAGGCTATTCATACCTATTTCTATTATTTATAGCAATGCCTATGAAGTACCTTCTAGGCTTCCCTTTAGCAGTAAAAATAGCTGGCATGGTTCATGGTATTTTATTTATACTATTTTGTCTTTTACTATTACAAGCATATAAAGATGCAAAATGGTCTTTTAGTGAAAATATTATTTTCTTTATAGCTTCACTTATCCCTTTTGGAACATTTTTTTACAAAAAAAAGAATAAAATCTTACGAATAAGTTACAGAGCATAA
- a CDS encoding HlyD family efflux transporter periplasmic adaptor subunit, with protein sequence MKILITLFFMFTLSFAKVYYSKVEPYELRDISSNVSGLVLFIDEDKIGRELTSKSYIRIDAELDSKELKFIDEKLQYLDEILRVNQDVLQNLDKSLNRKRENYKRIAELKFKSVVEKDREYHELVSSENAYLNTQKEIQNLNVQVADLKLRKAHLKRSVKDKNIRNKGFVLYEISVKVGQVVGISTPLAKVADTSKAKLTIYLDEVDVASVKSKVVYINGEKTSYKVSRTLNIADTKNISKYMAQIIIKAPKLFSKLATVELKDK encoded by the coding sequence ATGAAAATATTAATAACCCTTTTTTTTATGTTTACCCTATCTTTTGCTAAAGTTTATTACTCAAAAGTTGAGCCTTATGAACTTAGGGATATCTCTTCAAATGTTTCTGGTTTAGTTCTTTTTATCGATGAAGATAAAATAGGTAGAGAATTAACTTCAAAGTCATATATACGCATAGATGCTGAGCTTGATTCAAAAGAATTGAAATTTATTGATGAAAAATTACAATATTTGGATGAAATTCTTAGAGTTAATCAAGATGTTTTACAAAATTTAGATAAATCTTTAAATAGAAAAAGAGAAAACTATAAACGCATTGCAGAATTGAAGTTTAAATCAGTTGTTGAAAAAGATAGAGAGTACCATGAACTTGTTTCTAGCGAAAACGCATACTTAAATACACAAAAAGAGATACAAAATTTAAATGTACAAGTTGCAGACTTAAAACTTAGAAAAGCGCATTTAAAAAGAAGTGTAAAAGATAAGAATATTAGAAATAAAGGTTTTGTTTTGTATGAAATCTCAGTAAAAGTAGGACAGGTTGTTGGCATCTCTACTCCATTAGCAAAAGTTGCAGATACTTCAAAGGCAAAGTTGACTATATATTTAGATGAAGTAGATGTCGCAAGTGTAAAAAGTAAAGTAGTTTACATAAATGGCGAAAAAACTTCATATAAAGTATCAAGAACACTAAATATTGCAGATACAAAGAATATATCAAAATATATGGCGCAGATAATTATAAAAGCTCCTAAACTTTTTTCAAAACTTGCTACTGTTGAATTAAAAGATAAGTAG
- a CDS encoding aspartate aminotransferase family protein has protein sequence MSNTQELDKKYVLPTYARADVEFVSGENATLVDSNGKKYIDFTSGIGVVSVGHANKLVNEAICKQISNLTHTSNLYNIAPQAKAAQKIVDTSGYEMQCFFGNSGAEANEGAIKIARKYGEINGEVKRYKIITLQHSFHGRTITTVKATGQAEMHNYFGPFPDGFVYADTISDIEGLLDSHTTAVMIELVQGEGGVQPQDKKEVQALAKLLKSKNILLIVDEVQTGVYRTGKFLASQVYEIEPDIITLAKGLGGGVPIGVVMTSLKDVLSAGDHGSTFGGNFLSSTAACSVLDILNELKRNGELQNTIECFNEKLDIFFKENKKLFTKKVGIGLMCGLRTKDGDILNKIISNAKDEGVMVLKAGKNTLRFLPPLTITKEEIDEGFNSINRAVSSL, from the coding sequence ATGAGTAATACACAAGAGTTAGATAAAAAATATGTTTTACCTACATATGCCAGAGCGGATGTAGAGTTTGTAAGTGGTGAAAATGCAACTTTAGTAGATTCAAATGGAAAAAAATATATAGATTTCACATCTGGTATCGGTGTTGTTAGTGTTGGTCATGCAAATAAACTTGTAAATGAGGCTATTTGTAAGCAAATATCAAATCTTACACATACTTCTAATCTTTATAATATTGCACCACAAGCTAAGGCTGCACAAAAAATCGTAGATACTAGTGGTTATGAGATGCAATGCTTTTTTGGAAATAGTGGAGCAGAAGCAAATGAAGGTGCAATTAAAATAGCTAGAAAATATGGTGAAATTAATGGTGAAGTAAAGAGATACAAAATTATAACTTTACAACATTCTTTCCATGGTAGAACAATTACAACAGTAAAAGCAACAGGTCAAGCAGAAATGCATAACTATTTTGGACCTTTTCCTGATGGTTTTGTATATGCAGATACTATAAGTGATATAGAAGGCTTGCTTGATAGTCATACAACGGCTGTAATGATAGAACTTGTACAAGGTGAGGGTGGAGTTCAACCACAAGATAAAAAAGAAGTTCAAGCTTTAGCAAAACTTTTAAAATCTAAAAATATACTTCTTATAGTTGATGAAGTTCAAACTGGAGTTTATAGAACAGGAAAGTTTTTGGCTTCACAAGTTTATGAGATAGAACCAGATATTATCACTCTTGCAAAAGGTCTTGGTGGAGGTGTTCCTATCGGTGTTGTTATGACTTCACTAAAAGATGTTTTAAGTGCTGGTGATCATGGTTCAACATTTGGTGGAAATTTTTTAAGTTCTACTGCAGCGTGTAGTGTTTTAGATATATTAAATGAGCTAAAAAGAAATGGAGAACTTCAAAATACAATAGAATGTTTCAATGAAAAATTAGATATCTTTTTTAAAGAAAATAAAAAATTATTTACTAAAAAAGTTGGTATTGGGTTAATGTGTGGTCTTCGTACAAAAGATGGAGATATATTAAATAAAATTATATCAAATGCAAAAGATGAAGGTGTAATGGTTTTAAAAGCAGGAAAAAATACTTTAAGATTTTTACCTCCACTTACAATAACAAAAGAGGAAATAGATGAAGGCTTTAACTCCATTAATCGTGCTGTTAGCTCTTTGTAG
- a CDS encoding chemotaxis protein translates to MSILDNVDAATNLAKNNELQLLVFRVSNSEESAYYAINVFKTREVVESRNHFLTQIPSAHPLLEGTITLRGLQIPVLNLPSWLGNDLNKKELAISNILICDFNGIVIGLRIMSAFRVIKKNWNEMHAPDAYRLKDDGLVMNDTRLDDGSLCLILDYEKLLSDVIPQAMVNVLESPANLNELDIPLKLKNGEVLIAEDSKTAQRHLRQIFKHANINIKIFDNGKLLVDYIHEMPDTSIIPAIITDIEMPEMSGFTVLKILREFAGTKLTPIIVNSSMTGHNNKREAEVLGASGFIDKTKSHNVIPLIVETMNAVNQ, encoded by the coding sequence ATGTCAATTTTAGATAATGTAGACGCAGCCACAAACCTAGCAAAAAATAATGAGCTTCAACTTTTAGTTTTTAGAGTTAGTAACAGTGAAGAATCTGCTTATTATGCTATAAATGTTTTTAAAACAAGAGAAGTAGTTGAATCAAGAAATCATTTTTTAACACAAATTCCCTCTGCACATCCTCTTCTTGAAGGTACAATAACCCTTCGTGGATTACAAATACCTGTATTAAATCTTCCTTCATGGCTAGGAAATGATCTTAATAAAAAAGAATTGGCAATATCCAATATCTTAATCTGTGATTTTAATGGTATAGTTATTGGACTTAGAATTATGTCAGCTTTTAGAGTTATAAAGAAAAACTGGAATGAAATGCATGCTCCAGATGCTTATAGACTCAAAGATGACGGTTTAGTTATGAATGATACAAGACTTGATGATGGTTCACTTTGTCTTATTCTCGATTATGAAAAATTACTTTCAGATGTAATACCTCAAGCAATGGTTAATGTTCTTGAATCTCCTGCAAATTTAAATGAGCTTGATATACCATTGAAGTTAAAAAATGGTGAAGTTCTTATTGCAGAAGATTCAAAAACTGCACAAAGACACTTACGACAAATTTTCAAACATGCAAATATAAATATTAAAATTTTTGATAATGGAAAGTTACTTGTTGATTATATTCATGAAATGCCTGACACTTCTATCATTCCAGCAATCATAACTGATATAGAGATGCCAGAGATGTCTGGATTTACGGTATTAAAAATATTAAGAGAATTTGCAGGGACTAAACTTACACCAATAATAGTGAACAGTTCAATGACAGGTCATAACAATAAAAGAGAAGCTGAAGTTTTAGGTGCTAGTGGCTTTATAGATAAAACAAAAAGTCATAATGTAATTCCACTTATTGTAGAAACTATGAATGCAGTTAATCAATAG
- the htpG gene encoding molecular chaperone HtpG, producing MAKHQFQTEANQILNLMIHSLYSNKEIFLRELVSNASDALDKLNLLVLTDDKYKDVVFAPRIDIVVNKEAKTLTIKDSGIGMNEQDLMDNLGTIAKSGTKAFLENLTGDQKEDSNLIGQFGVGFYACFMVADKVEVTTKKAGEDQAFLWTSTGDGSFELENTTQDGHGTTIVMHLKDDESEFLETYRVESIIQKYSNHIPFAIFMDKENFVPAVKDDDDKELEPSRTDIVNEQINKASALWTIPKKDITKDEYKDFYSSIAHSSEEPLSWIHNKAEGAVEYTTLFYIPSKAPMDLFRVDYKTGIKLYINRVFITDDEKELMPTYLRFLRGVIDSKDLPLNVSREILQSNPTMDKIKKTSVKKVLSELAKMAKKDKEKYNTFYGEFGNVLKEGLYNDYDNREKILELMQFNTINSQETVMIEDFVKNIDDDKKEIYYITGKASLSMLKSSPALERFKAKGLDVLVLNEEVDTIIFPMVTEYKDYKLVAVADAKFEESEEEKKAEEEVAKTYEGLAKELKDALGDSVKSVETTSDLVDSPVKLKEDKEDQAYMMAQMMKQMGQDSDMPEPAPILQINPNHELLKKLKDSVDQNLVNDAAHVLLDQAKLFDGKELDDTADFISRLNRIISKAL from the coding sequence ATGGCAAAACATCAATTTCAAACAGAAGCAAATCAGATACTAAACTTAATGATTCACTCACTATATTCAAATAAAGAAATTTTTCTTCGTGAGTTGGTTTCAAATGCTTCAGATGCACTAGATAAACTAAATTTGTTAGTTTTAACAGATGATAAATACAAAGATGTGGTTTTCGCACCTCGCATAGACATAGTTGTAAACAAAGAAGCTAAAACTTTAACAATCAAAGATTCTGGTATTGGAATGAATGAGCAAGATTTGATGGACAATCTTGGTACCATTGCAAAATCAGGTACAAAAGCATTTTTAGAAAACCTTACTGGTGATCAAAAAGAAGATTCAAATCTTATTGGTCAGTTTGGTGTTGGTTTTTACGCTTGTTTTATGGTTGCTGATAAAGTAGAAGTGACAACTAAAAAAGCCGGTGAAGACCAAGCCTTTTTATGGACAAGTACAGGGGATGGTTCTTTTGAGTTAGAAAATACAACTCAAGATGGGCATGGTACAACTATTGTAATGCATCTAAAAGATGATGAGAGTGAATTTTTAGAAACTTATAGAGTTGAAAGTATTATTCAAAAATACTCAAATCATATTCCTTTTGCTATTTTTATGGATAAAGAAAATTTTGTTCCTGCTGTAAAAGATGATGATGACAAAGAACTTGAGCCAAGTAGAACAGATATAGTAAATGAGCAAATAAATAAAGCAAGTGCTCTTTGGACAATTCCTAAAAAAGATATTACTAAAGATGAGTATAAAGATTTTTATAGTTCTATCGCACATTCATCTGAAGAGCCTTTGAGTTGGATACATAATAAAGCCGAGGGTGCAGTTGAATATACTACACTATTTTATATCCCATCAAAAGCTCCTATGGACCTTTTTAGAGTTGATTATAAAACAGGGATTAAACTATATATTAACCGTGTATTTATTACTGATGATGAAAAAGAATTGATGCCAACTTACTTAAGATTTTTAAGAGGTGTAATTGATTCTAAAGATTTACCACTTAATGTATCTCGTGAAATTTTACAGTCAAATCCAACAATGGACAAAATCAAAAAAACATCTGTTAAAAAAGTTCTTTCAGAATTAGCAAAAATGGCTAAAAAAGATAAAGAAAAATACAATACTTTTTACGGAGAATTTGGTAATGTTTTAAAAGAGGGTCTTTATAATGATTATGACAATCGTGAAAAGATTTTAGAACTTATGCAGTTTAATACTATAAACTCTCAAGAAACTGTAATGATTGAAGATTTTGTAAAAAATATCGATGATGATAAAAAAGAAATTTACTATATTACTGGTAAAGCTTCTCTTTCAATGTTAAAATCTTCTCCAGCATTAGAGAGATTTAAAGCAAAAGGTCTTGATGTTTTAGTTTTAAATGAAGAAGTTGATACTATCATCTTTCCTATGGTTACTGAGTATAAAGATTATAAATTAGTAGCAGTAGCAGATGCTAAGTTTGAAGAGAGTGAAGAAGAAAAAAAAGCTGAAGAAGAAGTAGCAAAAACTTATGAAGGTTTAGCAAAAGAGCTCAAAGATGCACTAGGTGATAGTGTTAAATCTGTTGAGACTACATCAGATTTAGTTGATTCTCCTGTAAAACTAAAAGAAGATAAAGAAGATCAAGCTTATATGATGGCTCAAATGATGAAGCAAATGGGACAAGATTCAGATATGCCAGAACCTGCTCCGATTTTACAAATAAATCCAAATCATGAGTTACTTAAAAAACTTAAAGATTCGGTTGACCAAAATTTAGTAAATGATGCTGCGCATGTACTTCTTGATCAAGCAAAACTGTTTGATGGAAAAGAACTTGATGATACAGCAGATTTTATTTCAAGACTAAATAGAATTATTTCTAAAGCTTTATAA
- a CDS encoding biotin/lipoyl-containing protein, producing MAKKFIDIMDTTFRDGFQSVFGGRVLMNDFFPAVEAAKTAGITHYEFGGGARFQSLYFYLREDAFEMMDKFRKIVGPEANLQTLSRGVNTVMLETGSKELIDLHAKLFKKHGTTTIRNFDALNDVENLKYSGERIAHHGLKHEVVVTMMDLPPGCHGAHTVDFYEKTLREILDSGVPYSSICFKDASGTSNPQKVFDTIKMARALVPEGTHLRLHTHETAGVSVSAYMAALEAGIDGIDMAAAPVSGGTSQPDILTMLHATKGMNYDLGGLEIDKILTYEKELQHCLSDYFMPPEATMVSPIIPFSPMPGGALTANTQMMRDNNILDKFPEVIAAMQEVVKKGGYGTSVTPVSQFYFQQALNNVMQGPWKAIAPGYGRMVLGYFGKTPVAPDPEIVKIASEKLNLVPTTDNALDLANADYSKSLENWINKLKEEELEITEENIFIAAACQEKGIAFLKGKGELNVRKISEMKKDCEGNSNMGSGNYTVVVDGQKFSVQVAEGDADIQVTAVNGESTSVPAAPAATSGDEVSIKALLPGSVWKLVANPGQSVQEGDVLLILESMKMEIDVVATRSGVVKSINVATNDKVVEGQVVAVIG from the coding sequence ATGGCTAAAAAGTTTATAGATATAATGGATACCACTTTTAGAGATGGTTTCCAGTCGGTTTTTGGTGGTCGTGTTTTAATGAACGACTTCTTTCCAGCTGTTGAAGCTGCAAAGACAGCAGGAATAACTCACTATGAATTTGGTGGTGGTGCAAGATTTCAATCACTCTACTTTTATCTAAGAGAAGATGCGTTTGAAATGATGGATAAATTCCGTAAAATTGTTGGTCCAGAAGCAAACCTTCAAACACTTTCTCGTGGTGTAAATACAGTAATGCTTGAAACTGGTTCTAAAGAACTAATTGATTTGCATGCAAAACTATTTAAAAAACATGGTACTACAACGATTAGAAACTTCGATGCTTTAAATGATGTTGAAAACTTAAAGTATTCAGGTGAGAGAATCGCCCATCATGGTCTTAAACATGAAGTTGTTGTAACTATGATGGATTTACCTCCAGGATGTCATGGCGCTCATACTGTTGATTTTTATGAAAAAACTCTTCGTGAGATTTTAGATAGTGGAGTTCCTTATAGTAGTATCTGTTTTAAAGATGCTTCTGGAACCTCAAATCCTCAAAAAGTTTTTGATACTATTAAAATGGCAAGAGCTTTAGTTCCCGAAGGAACACATCTTCGTCTTCATACTCATGAAACTGCTGGTGTAAGTGTTTCTGCTTATATGGCTGCTCTTGAAGCTGGTATAGATGGTATAGATATGGCTGCTGCTCCTGTGAGTGGTGGAACAAGTCAACCAGATATCTTAACGATGCTTCATGCAACTAAGGGAATGAACTATGACCTTGGTGGTTTAGAGATTGATAAAATTTTAACTTATGAAAAAGAGTTACAGCATTGTCTTTCCGATTATTTTATGCCTCCTGAAGCGACTATGGTTTCTCCAATAATTCCATTTTCTCCAATGCCAGGTGGTGCATTAACTGCAAATACTCAAATGATGCGTGATAACAACATTTTGGATAAGTTTCCAGAAGTTATAGCAGCGATGCAAGAAGTTGTTAAAAAAGGTGGTTACGGTACAAGCGTAACTCCAGTTTCTCAATTTTACTTCCAACAAGCACTTAACAATGTAATGCAAGGTCCATGGAAAGCAATAGCTCCAGGATATGGAAGAATGGTTCTTGGTTATTTTGGAAAAACTCCAGTTGCTCCAGATCCAGAAATTGTAAAAATTGCTTCTGAGAAGTTGAATTTAGTTCCAACAACTGATAATGCTCTTGATTTAGCAAATGCTGATTATTCAAAATCATTAGAAAATTGGATAAATAAACTTAAAGAAGAAGAGTTGGAAATTACAGAAGAGAATATATTTATCGCAGCTGCATGCCAAGAGAAGGGAATAGCTTTCTTAAAAGGCAAGGGTGAGTTAAATGTTCGTAAAATATCAGAAATGAAAAAAGATTGTGAAGGAAATTCAAATATGGGTAGTGGAAATTATACAGTAGTAGTAGATGGTCAAAAGTTTAGTGTTCAAGTTGCAGAAGGTGACGCAGATATTCAAGTTACAGCAGTAAATGGTGAAAGTACATCTGTACCAGCAGCTCCTGCAGCAACATCTGGAGATGAAGTTTCTATAAAAGCACTTCTTCCAGGTAGCGTTTGGAAACTTGTAGCAAATCCAGGTCAAAGTGTTCAAGAAGGTGATGTACTTCTAATCTTAGAATCTATGAAAATGGAAATTGATGTAGTTGCAACTCGTAGCGGTGTGGTTAAATCTATCAATGTTGCGACAAACGACAAGGTAGTGGAAGGTCAAGTCGTAGCAGTAATAGGATAG
- a CDS encoding sodium ion-translocating decarboxylase subunit beta, with translation MKSFVIKLLTLLMLFSFSSVFASTQGASSAENSMHKEETYKSQSFTEMVGGFLESTGINALINPDPNELNSHGDNMSDFHKSWGRVMMILITFGLFYLAIKKGFEPLLLLPIAFGGLLANIPVANIAGAHGFLGVIYEMGLANEMFPIIIFMGVGAMTDFGPLLSNPKTALLGGAAQFGIFGTLVGAVALTQYGIVDFTLQQASAISIIGGADGPTSIFIASKLAPELLGAIAVASYSYMAMVPIIQPPIMRALTTDAERKIKMTTLRHVSRLEKLVFPIMVLVLAILVLPASTPLIGAFMFGNFLKESGVVERLSDTLQNSLINIVTIFLGLGVGSKLAADQFLVPDTLAILALGIVAFSVGTAAGVIMAKIMNKFPGNKINPLIGSAGVSAVPMAARVSNKVGMEYDRTNMLLMHAMGPNVAGVIGSAVAAGVLISLFQ, from the coding sequence ATGAAATCTTTTGTTATAAAACTATTAACGCTACTAATGCTTTTTAGCTTTAGTAGTGTTTTTGCTAGTACTCAGGGTGCTTCTAGTGCTGAGAATTCAATGCATAAAGAAGAGACTTATAAATCACAATCGTTTACTGAAATGGTAGGCGGATTTTTAGAGTCAACAGGTATAAATGCATTAATTAACCCAGATCCAAATGAGTTAAACTCTCATGGTGATAATATGAGTGATTTTCATAAGTCTTGGGGTAGAGTTATGATGATTCTTATTACTTTTGGTCTTTTTTATCTAGCGATTAAAAAAGGTTTTGAGCCTCTTTTACTATTGCCTATTGCATTTGGTGGTTTATTAGCCAATATCCCAGTTGCAAATATAGCAGGTGCTCATGGATTCTTAGGTGTAATATATGAGATGGGTCTAGCAAATGAGATGTTCCCCATAATTATATTTATGGGTGTTGGAGCGATGACAGATTTTGGTCCACTTCTATCAAACCCTAAAACTGCACTTCTTGGTGGAGCTGCACAGTTTGGTATATTTGGAACACTTGTCGGAGCAGTTGCTTTAACTCAGTATGGTATAGTTGATTTTACTCTTCAACAAGCTTCGGCTATTTCAATTATTGGTGGGGCAGATGGTCCGACATCTATCTTTATAGCGTCTAAACTTGCACCTGAACTTCTTGGAGCTATAGCAGTTGCATCTTACTCCTACATGGCGATGGTTCCGATTATTCAACCTCCAATTATGAGAGCATTAACAACCGATGCAGAGAGAAAGATAAAAATGACTACACTTCGTCATGTTTCTCGTTTAGAAAAGTTAGTATTCCCTATTATGGTTCTTGTTTTAGCTATTTTAGTTTTACCAGCTTCTACTCCTCTAATCGGTGCGTTTATGTTTGGTAACTTCTTAAAAGAATCAGGTGTTGTTGAGCGTCTTAGTGATACTCTTCAAAATTCACTTATAAATATTGTAACCATTTTCTTAGGTCTTGGTGTTGGTTCAAAACTAGCAGCTGACCAGTTTTTAGTTCCAGATACTTTAGCTATTTTAGCTCTTGGTATTGTAGCGTTTTCTGTTGGTACAGCAGCGGGTGTTATTATGGCTAAAATTATGAATAAATTTCCAGGAAATAAGATTAATCCTCTTATTGGTTCAGCTGGTGTTTCAGCAGTTCCAATGGCAGCTCGTGTATCAAATAAAGTTGGTATGGAGTATGACCGGACTAACATGCTACTTATGCATGCTATGGGTCCAAATGTTGCAGGTGTAATCGGTTCAGCAGTTGCGGCTGGTGTTCTTATCTCACTATTTCAATAA
- a CDS encoding OadG family transporter subunit: METNLILEGFKFMGLGMGTVLLFLVVLIFLMNAMSKIVNKYFPEPQASLDPVVESKSDNKKIIAAITAAISHHRQG, encoded by the coding sequence ATGGAAACTAACCTCATACTAGAGGGCTTCAAGTTTATGGGTTTGGGAATGGGAACGGTATTACTTTTCCTTGTTGTTTTAATATTTTTGATGAATGCAATGTCAAAAATAGTAAACAAGTATTTTCCAGAGCCACAGGCAAGTTTGGATCCAGTAGTGGAGTCAAAATCAGATAATAAAAAGATAATTGCAGCTATAACAGCTGCAATTTCTCATCATAGACAAGGTTAA